The following proteins come from a genomic window of Leisingera daeponensis DSM 23529:
- a CDS encoding LLM class flavin-dependent oxidoreductase — protein MKFSLFAHMERISAADDQKQLYDEFIQLCKIADDGGMHAVWTGEHHGMNFTISPNPFLNLIDVARHTRNVRLGTGTVIAPFWHPIRLAGEAAMTDIITNGRLDLGIARGAYSFEYERMMPGMDAWEAGQRMRELIPAVKGLWQGDYAHEGEFHAFPKTTSSPKPLQENGPPVWVAARDPNSHEFAVANGCNVQVTPLWKGDAEIADLMGKFNDACAKHSDVPRPKIMLLQHTYVADSAADVKRGAEELNRFYCYFGAWFMNQREVSQGLIDPLSDEEIAAHPFYSPEAMERDLVIGEPAAVIERLKKYEALGYDEYSFWIDSSMSFERKKASLERFITDVMPAFQ, from the coding sequence ATGAAGTTTTCCCTCTTTGCGCATATGGAGCGGATTTCCGCGGCGGACGACCAGAAGCAGCTTTATGACGAGTTCATCCAGCTTTGCAAAATCGCCGATGACGGCGGGATGCACGCGGTCTGGACGGGCGAGCATCACGGGATGAACTTCACCATCTCGCCCAACCCGTTCCTGAACCTCATTGACGTGGCGCGGCACACCAGGAATGTGCGTCTGGGCACCGGCACGGTGATTGCGCCCTTCTGGCACCCGATCCGGCTGGCCGGTGAGGCGGCGATGACCGACATTATCACCAATGGCCGTCTGGACCTGGGCATCGCGCGCGGCGCCTATTCGTTTGAATATGAGCGGATGATGCCCGGCATGGACGCCTGGGAGGCCGGCCAGCGGATGCGGGAGCTGATCCCGGCGGTGAAGGGGCTGTGGCAAGGCGATTACGCGCATGAGGGGGAGTTTCACGCCTTCCCGAAAACCACCTCCTCGCCCAAGCCGTTGCAGGAAAACGGCCCGCCGGTCTGGGTCGCGGCGCGCGATCCCAACAGCCACGAGTTCGCTGTCGCCAACGGCTGCAACGTGCAGGTGACGCCGCTGTGGAAGGGCGATGCGGAAATCGCCGACCTGATGGGCAAGTTCAACGATGCCTGCGCCAAGCATTCGGATGTCCCCCGGCCCAAGATCATGCTGCTGCAGCATACTTATGTGGCCGACAGCGCGGCGGATGTGAAACGCGGCGCGGAGGAGCTCAATCGCTTCTACTGCTACTTCGGCGCCTGGTTCATGAACCAGCGCGAGGTCAGCCAGGGCCTGATCGACCCGTTGAGCGATGAGGAAATCGCTGCGCATCCGTTCTACTCTCCCGAGGCGATGGAGCGCGATCTGGTGATCGGGGAACCGGCGGCGGTGATTGAGCGTCTGAAGAAATACGAGGCGCTGGGGTATGACGAATATTCGTTCTGGATCGACTCCAGCATGAGTTTCGAGCGCAAGAAAGCCTCGCTTGAGCGGTTCATCACGGATGTGATGCCGGCGTTTCAGTAA